One Bacteroidota bacterium DNA segment encodes these proteins:
- a CDS encoding helix-hairpin-helix domain-containing protein, producing the protein MNILESINKKIGFTKNELRVIIFLAAAFVIGAGIKIYKANTNEQAGRTFDYSESDAQFHSLSQNTYLSQGDNIPINENVPLPSQQKKSLPKEKSIKLNKADKTELMKLPGIGAMTAEAIIRYREENNGFDDINQLLKVKGIGKKKLEKIAMYLTLEK; encoded by the coding sequence ATGAATATTCTCGAATCGATAAATAAAAAAATTGGTTTTACGAAAAACGAGCTGCGGGTTATCATATTTTTAGCAGCAGCTTTTGTAATTGGCGCCGGTATTAAAATATACAAAGCCAATACGAATGAACAAGCCGGGAGAACTTTCGATTATTCAGAAAGTGATGCACAATTCCATTCACTTTCACAGAATACTTATTTATCGCAAGGCGATAATATTCCCATCAACGAAAATGTCCCTCTCCCATCGCAACAAAAAAAATCTTTGCCAAAAGAAAAAAGCATTAAGTTGAACAAAGCTGATAAAACCGAACTGATGAAACTGCCGGGAATTGGCGCAATGACCGCCGAGGCGATTATCAGATACCGTGAAGAAAACAACGGGTTCGATGACATCAACCAGTTATTAAAAGTAAAAGGGATCGGAAAAAAGAAATTAGAAAAAATAGCGATGTACCTTACACTTGAAAAGTAA